A window of the Bradyrhizobium ottawaense genome harbors these coding sequences:
- the moaD gene encoding molybdopterin converting factor subunit 1, with product MKVKYFAWVRERIGVAEETVEPPASVRTVGDLIGWLSARGDTYAYAFETPRVIRAAIDHAHVKPDAAIAGAREIAFFPPMTGG from the coding sequence ATGAAGGTCAAATATTTCGCCTGGGTCCGCGAGCGGATCGGCGTTGCCGAGGAAACGGTCGAGCCGCCGGCCAGCGTGCGCACGGTGGGCGATCTGATCGGCTGGCTGTCCGCGCGCGGCGATACGTACGCCTATGCCTTTGAGACGCCGCGGGTAATCCGCGCCGCGATCGACCACGCCCACGTCAAGCCGGATGCGGCGATAGCGGGCGCCCGCGAGATTGCATTCTTCCCGCCGATGACCGGCGGCTAA
- a CDS encoding molybdenum cofactor biosynthesis protein MoaE: MSAVTIRIQEADFDIGHEIAALTKSRTDVGAVVSFSGICRGSENGEPIAALTLEHYPGMAEAEIRRHADEAMTRWPLTGLTVVHRVGRITPGENIVVVLAASQHRQAAFQAAEFLMDYLKASAPFWKREESQKGASWIEARGHDETAAARWTKS, from the coding sequence ATGAGCGCCGTCACCATCCGCATCCAGGAAGCCGATTTCGACATCGGCCACGAGATCGCGGCGCTGACCAAAAGCCGGACCGACGTCGGCGCGGTGGTCTCCTTCAGCGGCATCTGCCGCGGCAGCGAGAATGGCGAACCGATCGCGGCGCTGACGCTCGAACATTACCCCGGCATGGCGGAGGCCGAGATCCGGCGGCATGCCGATGAGGCGATGACGCGCTGGCCGCTGACCGGGCTCACCGTCGTTCATCGCGTCGGCCGCATCACCCCCGGCGAGAATATCGTCGTGGTGCTGGCGGCGTCCCAGCACCGGCAGGCGGCATTCCAGGCCGCGGAGTTCTTGATGGATTATCTGAAAGCCAGCGCGCCGTTCTGGAAACGCGAGGAAAGTCAGAAAGGCGCGAGCTGGATTGAAGCGCGCGGCCATGATGAGACCGCCGCGGCGCGTTGGACCAAATCCTGA
- the prmB gene encoding 50S ribosomal protein L3 N(5)-glutamine methyltransferase codes for MAKRAKPAARRSPAAAKFPKVGPGELLTLLDFVRFAVSRFIEARLVFAHGTTDPTAEAAFLICEALHLHPDQFETFATARVTVAEGKKILGLIERRVSTRKPAAYLVNKIYMRGLPFYVDERTIVPRSFIGELLESHFGGDGNEEGGSLIPDPAAVESVLDLCTGSGCLAVLAAHHFPNAEIDAVDISKDALGVAARNVGDYGLADRLTLHRGDLFGPLGGKRYNLIISNPPYVDADGMADLPRECRAEPKLAFDGGADGLDIVRRILDQARAHLTPQGGLLCEIGRCRPQLEDAYPELPLLWLDTEDSEAEVFWIAAADL; via the coding sequence ATGGCGAAGCGCGCAAAACCGGCGGCCAGGCGCAGCCCCGCCGCAGCAAAATTCCCAAAAGTCGGTCCGGGCGAATTGCTGACGCTGCTCGATTTCGTCCGCTTTGCCGTGAGCCGCTTCATCGAGGCCAGGCTGGTGTTCGCGCACGGCACCACCGATCCCACGGCCGAGGCCGCCTTCCTGATCTGCGAGGCGCTGCATCTTCACCCCGACCAGTTCGAGACGTTCGCGACCGCGCGCGTCACGGTGGCCGAAGGCAAAAAGATCCTCGGCCTGATCGAACGCCGCGTCAGCACCCGAAAACCCGCCGCCTATCTCGTCAACAAGATCTACATGCGCGGGCTGCCGTTCTATGTCGACGAGCGCACCATCGTGCCGCGTTCCTTCATCGGCGAATTGCTGGAGTCCCATTTCGGCGGTGACGGTAACGAGGAGGGCGGCTCGCTGATCCCGGATCCCGCGGCGGTCGAAAGCGTGCTCGACCTCTGCACCGGCTCGGGCTGTCTTGCCGTTCTGGCGGCGCACCATTTTCCCAACGCCGAAATCGACGCGGTGGATATTTCAAAGGATGCGCTCGGGGTCGCTGCGCGCAATGTCGGGGATTATGGCCTCGCCGATCGCCTCACGCTTCACCGCGGTGATCTGTTTGGGCCGCTCGGCGGCAAACGCTATAATCTCATCATCTCCAATCCGCCCTATGTCGACGCCGACGGCATGGCGGACCTGCCGCGCGAATGCCGCGCCGAGCCGAAACTCGCCTTTGACGGCGGCGCCGACGGGCTCGATATCGTCAGGCGGATCCTCGACCAAGCGCGCGCGCATCTGACGCCGCAAGGCGGGCTGCTGTGCGAGATCGGCCGCTGCCGCCCGCAACTGGAAGACGCCTACCCGGAACTGCCGCTGCTCTGGCTCGATACCGAGGATTCCGAGGCCGAGGTATTCTGGATCGCGGCGGCCGATCTTTAG
- a CDS encoding EAL domain-containing protein → MIRISTIFIAICMVLVAASLGLVLHSVAGISGSESAIVALTALTFLILYNAVSMRLRDRSDVGSQIADLSRGTADLARQVAEFGRRLAAVEGRVVSANSTGADRIQAVVGEINELGVLVKQLAASVAGHDDLLAAVPAAADKPDSGEQDELPLVEAKTPEAAPAIARPAPVATPAPAATRPAIATPASEPVATQPATPARNQPQLLAAVRNAVEENRLDIYLQPMVTLPQRKVRFYEAVTRLRNEKDEVLAADDFIAIAEAGGLIGRIDHMVMLRCVQVLRRLMVRNKEVGIFCNVSAATLGNPANFAQCLDFLEANRALAPSFVLEFKQATFRNLGPTETEHLAALSQRGYRFSIDHVSDLRLEPRELADRGVRFIKVPAALLLDPRQSTASDIHPSDLSDLLGRFGIDLIAEKIEGERAVVDLLDYDVRFGQGFLFAPPRPLRPEGASATGGATMNKAELNGSNGSNAPDGPSHPAPVAGPASEPPPRTTGNAALARRAAGPG, encoded by the coding sequence ATGATTCGCATTTCGACGATTTTCATCGCCATCTGCATGGTGCTGGTCGCAGCGTCGCTTGGCCTGGTCCTGCATTCCGTGGCCGGCATCAGCGGATCGGAATCCGCGATCGTGGCGCTCACCGCGCTGACCTTCCTGATCCTCTACAACGCCGTATCGATGCGGCTGCGCGACCGCTCGGATGTCGGCAGCCAGATCGCGGACCTGTCGCGCGGCACCGCCGACCTCGCCCGCCAGGTCGCCGAATTCGGCCGGCGCCTCGCCGCCGTCGAAGGCCGGGTGGTGTCGGCGAATTCGACCGGCGCCGACCGCATCCAGGCCGTGGTCGGCGAGATCAACGAACTCGGCGTGCTGGTCAAGCAGCTCGCGGCCTCCGTCGCCGGCCATGACGACTTGCTGGCCGCGGTACCCGCCGCGGCAGACAAGCCTGATTCCGGAGAGCAGGACGAACTGCCGCTGGTCGAAGCCAAAACACCGGAGGCAGCACCTGCGATCGCCAGACCGGCGCCGGTTGCTACCCCTGCTCCGGCCGCCACCAGGCCGGCCATCGCCACGCCGGCGTCGGAACCCGTCGCCACCCAGCCCGCAACGCCTGCACGCAACCAGCCGCAGCTCCTCGCCGCGGTCAGGAACGCGGTCGAGGAAAACCGGCTCGATATCTACCTGCAGCCGATGGTGACGCTGCCGCAGCGCAAGGTGCGTTTCTACGAGGCGGTGACGCGGCTGCGCAACGAAAAGGACGAGGTGCTGGCCGCCGACGATTTCATCGCCATCGCCGAAGCCGGCGGACTGATCGGACGCATCGATCACATGGTGATGCTGCGCTGTGTGCAGGTGCTGCGCCGCCTGATGGTGCGCAACAAGGAGGTCGGCATATTCTGCAATGTCTCGGCGGCCACGCTCGGTAACCCTGCGAATTTCGCGCAGTGCCTCGATTTCCTCGAGGCCAACCGCGCGCTGGCGCCGTCCTTCGTGCTGGAATTCAAGCAGGCGACATTCCGCAATCTCGGCCCGACCGAGACCGAACATCTCGCCGCGCTGTCGCAGCGCGGCTACCGTTTCTCGATCGACCATGTCAGCGATCTCCGGCTCGAGCCCCGGGAACTGGCCGACCGCGGCGTGCGTTTCATCAAGGTGCCGGCGGCGCTGCTGCTCGATCCCAGGCAGAGCACGGCCTCGGACATCCACCCCTCCGACCTGTCCGATCTGCTCGGCCGCTTTGGAATTGACTTGATCGCCGAAAAGATCGAGGGCGAACGCGCCGTGGTGGACCTGCTCGATTACGACGTCCGCTTCGGGCAGGGCTTCCTGTTTGCGCCGCCCCGGCCGTTGCGGCCCGAGGGGGCATCTGCTACCGGCGGGGCCACCATGAACAAGGCAGAACTCAACGGTTCCAATGGCTCCAATGCTCCCGATGGCCCCAGCCACCCCGCTCCCGTCGCCGGCCCGGCCTCCGAGCCTCCGCCGCGGACGACCGGCAATGCCGCTCTGGCGCGCCGCGCCGCCGGACCGGGCTAA
- a CDS encoding TIGR01459 family HAD-type hydrolase yields MTTLRFVERLRDLVDGVEVVLSDIWGVVHNGLEAFPEACEALHTYRQRGGTVILITNAPRPADSVQRQLRKLGVADETYDAIVSSGDLARHFVADHPGKKMFWLGPERDNSIYRGLDPVIGPLEQADYIVCTGPFDDETETPEDYRAMLLQALERKLPFVCANPDIVVERGDRLIYCAGAIAELYRELGGEVIFYGKPHRPIYERAMQLAAERRGHPAPLDRVLAIGDSVRTDLTGALGFGIDCLFVTRGIHSEEFEGIDQLDPASVRELFGHPPRALMRELRW; encoded by the coding sequence ATGACCACATTGCGGTTCGTCGAACGGCTGCGCGACCTCGTGGATGGCGTCGAGGTCGTCCTGTCAGATATCTGGGGCGTGGTGCATAACGGGCTGGAGGCCTTTCCGGAGGCCTGCGAGGCGCTGCATACCTATCGCCAGCGCGGCGGCACCGTCATCCTCATCACCAACGCGCCGCGGCCGGCCGATTCCGTGCAGCGGCAGTTGCGCAAGCTCGGCGTCGCCGACGAAACCTATGACGCGATCGTCTCTTCCGGTGACTTGGCCCGGCATTTCGTCGCCGACCACCCGGGCAAGAAGATGTTCTGGCTCGGTCCGGAGCGCGACAATTCGATCTATCGCGGGCTCGATCCCGTCATCGGGCCGCTGGAGCAGGCCGACTACATCGTCTGCACCGGACCGTTCGACGACGAAACCGAAACGCCGGAAGACTATCGTGCGATGCTGCTGCAGGCGCTCGAACGCAAGCTGCCGTTCGTCTGCGCCAATCCCGACATCGTGGTCGAACGCGGCGACCGCCTGATCTATTGCGCCGGCGCGATCGCCGAACTCTACCGCGAACTCGGCGGCGAGGTGATCTTCTACGGCAAGCCGCACCGGCCGATCTATGAGCGTGCGATGCAGCTTGCCGCCGAACGCCGCGGCCATCCGGCGCCGCTCGACCGCGTGCTGGCGATCGGGGATTCCGTGCGCACCGATCTCACCGGCGCGCTCGGCTTCGGGATCGATTGCCTGTTCGTGACCCGCGGCATTCATTCCGAGGAATTCGAGGGCATCGACCAGCTCGACCCGGCTTCAGTGAGAGAGCTGTTCGGCCATCCGCCCCGCGCGCTGATGCGGGAGCTGCGCTGGTAA
- a CDS encoding response regulator: MAVDLSMSVLVVDDYNTMIRIIRNLLKQLGFENIDDASDGSAALDKMRGKKYGLVISDWNMEPMTGYDLLKEVRADPNLATTPFIMITAESKTENVIAAKKAGVNNYIVKPFNAATLKTKIEAVFPDMATA; the protein is encoded by the coding sequence ATGGCGGTTGATTTGTCGATGTCGGTTCTGGTCGTTGATGACTACAACACCATGATCCGTATCATCCGAAATCTTTTGAAGCAGCTCGGCTTTGAGAATATCGATGATGCCAGCGACGGTTCAGCAGCGCTGGACAAGATGCGCGGCAAGAAATACGGGCTCGTGATTTCCGACTGGAACATGGAGCCGATGACCGGTTACGACCTGCTCAAGGAAGTCCGCGCCGATCCCAATCTGGCCACCACGCCGTTCATCATGATCACGGCCGAGTCCAAGACCGAGAACGTGATCGCGGCCAAGAAGGCCGGCGTCAACAATTACATCGTCAAGCCGTTCAACGCAGCGACGCTGAAGACCAAGATCGAAGCGGTCTTCCCGGATATGGCAACGGCGTAA
- a CDS encoding bifunctional riboflavin kinase/FAD synthetase, whose product MTTGFTVIRDTTPDAAIPRGAVVAMGNFDGVHLGHRAVIAAALQMGRAHGKPAFAVTFEPHPRSFFSPNSPQFRLSDEASKLRLLAGTGLDGAVVMTFDKGRAGTSAQDFIHHDLIQRLGISGIAVGYDFHFGKGRVGSPSLLVSEAPRLGIEVDVQAHVDIAERPVSSSAIRMALAEGQIDDATEMLGGPWFVTGEVIHGEKRGRDLGYPTANIRLDKTCGLKHGIYAVRVGRGAERFDAVASYGRRPTFDNGAPLLEVFLFDFKGDLYGCKLDVAFIGFIRDELKFDSIDTLIRQMNEDSARARAVLAAAPDAFPKLGEIG is encoded by the coding sequence ATGACCACTGGTTTTACCGTTATCCGAGACACCACCCCTGACGCCGCGATCCCGCGGGGGGCCGTCGTCGCCATGGGCAATTTCGATGGCGTCCATCTGGGCCACCGCGCAGTCATCGCAGCCGCCCTGCAGATGGGCCGCGCCCATGGAAAACCGGCTTTTGCCGTCACTTTCGAACCGCACCCGCGCAGTTTCTTCAGCCCGAACAGCCCGCAATTCCGTCTCTCCGACGAGGCCAGCAAGTTGCGGCTGCTGGCCGGGACTGGGCTCGACGGTGCCGTGGTGATGACGTTCGACAAGGGCCGCGCCGGGACATCAGCGCAAGATTTCATTCACCATGATCTGATCCAGCGGCTCGGCATCTCGGGAATTGCGGTCGGCTACGACTTCCATTTCGGCAAGGGGCGCGTCGGCTCACCCAGCCTGCTGGTCAGCGAGGCGCCGCGGCTCGGGATCGAGGTCGATGTCCAGGCCCATGTCGATATTGCGGAGCGGCCGGTTTCCTCCAGCGCGATCCGCATGGCGCTGGCGGAAGGCCAGATCGACGACGCCACCGAGATGCTGGGCGGGCCGTGGTTCGTGACCGGCGAGGTGATCCACGGCGAGAAACGCGGCCGCGACCTCGGCTATCCCACCGCCAACATCCGTCTCGACAAGACCTGCGGGCTCAAGCACGGCATCTATGCGGTCCGGGTCGGCCGCGGAGCCGAGCGCTTCGACGCCGTGGCGAGCTACGGCCGCCGCCCGACCTTCGACAACGGCGCGCCGCTGTTGGAAGTGTTCCTGTTCGACTTCAAGGGCGACCTCTATGGCTGCAAACTCGACGTCGCCTTTATCGGCTTCATCCGCGACGAGTTGAAATTCGACAGCATCGACACCCTGATCCGGCAAATGAACGAGGACAGCGCCCGGGCCCGCGCGGTCCTGGCTGCCGCGCCCGATGCGTTTCCAAAGCTCGGAGAAATCGGCTGA
- a CDS encoding sugar O-acetyltransferase translates to MSKTEKQKMLAGELYRPDAELGADQAATKAWLVRYNAALALPVSQRHALLRERLAQVGNEAVIRPPFFCDYGYNIRLGDNVFLNFNCVILDVVEVTIGDRTQIGPAVQIYAADHPRDAETRRSGVEFGRPVRIGSDVWIGGGAIILPGVTIGDGAVIGAGSVVTRDVGAGQTVTGNPARPHPR, encoded by the coding sequence CTGAGCAAGACCGAAAAGCAGAAGATGCTGGCGGGCGAGCTGTACCGTCCAGACGCCGAACTCGGTGCCGATCAGGCGGCGACCAAAGCCTGGCTGGTCCGCTACAATGCGGCGCTGGCGCTGCCGGTATCGCAGCGCCACGCGCTTTTGCGCGAACGTCTCGCTCAAGTCGGCAACGAGGCCGTGATCCGACCGCCGTTCTTCTGCGACTACGGCTATAACATCCGTCTCGGCGACAACGTGTTCCTGAACTTCAACTGCGTCATCCTCGACGTCGTCGAGGTGACAATCGGCGACCGCACCCAGATCGGACCCGCGGTGCAGATCTATGCCGCCGACCATCCGCGCGACGCGGAAACGCGGCGCTCCGGCGTCGAATTCGGCCGCCCGGTCCGGATCGGCAGCGACGTCTGGATCGGCGGCGGCGCCATTATCCTGCCCGGCGTGACCATCGGCGACGGGGCGGTGATCGGGGCAGGCAGCGTGGTCACCAGGGACGTCGGCGCGGGCCAGACCGTTACCGGCAATCCGGCCCGGCCCCACCCGCGATAG
- the ileS gene encoding isoleucine--tRNA ligase — protein MSEKPQKSDVADYSKTLFLPQTDFPMRAGLPKLEPEILKHWNEIDLYGKLREGAKGRAKFVLHDGPPYANGNIHIGHSLNKILKDVVTKSQQMLGFDSNYVPGWDCHGLPIEWKIEEENYRSKGKQKPDFRDSAAMVAFRKECRAYATHWLNVQREEFKRLGIIGDWDHPYATMSYPAEAQIARELMKFAANGTLYRGSKPVMWSVVEKTALAEAEVEYEDYTSDTVWVKFPVTSPAHGALANASVVIWTTTPWTLPGNRAISFSPKIGYGLFEVTDAPSDNWAKNGDLLILADALAEGVFKQARVTAYKKVRDLPADTLDAVECAHPLKGVGGGYEFTVPLLPGDHVTDDTGTGFVHTAPGHGREDFDVWMANARELEARGINTTIPYTVDENGAFTDHAPGFTGKRVINDKGEKGDANEAVITALIDAGKLLARGRLKHQYPHSWRSKKPVIFRNTPQWFIAMDKAITPNKVVWGGGPNTLTLTGDDTLRNRALKAISVTQWVPQSGENRINGMINSKPDWVISRQRAWGVPIAVFVREKGDGSAEILQDEAVNKRITEAFEKEGADAWYMEGARERFLGPLGNEEWKKVDDICDVWFDSGSTHAFVLEDPVHFPGLAGVKRKVDGGRDTVMYLEGSDQHRGWFQSSLLESCGTRGRAPFDIVLTHGFTLDENGRKMSKSVGNTVEPQKIMKDSGADILRLWVCATDYADDQRIGPEILKNTIETYRKLRNSIRWMLGTLHHFKKSDAVAFAEMPELERLMLHELAGRAAIVRQAYAEFDYKTVVASLSAFMNTELSAFYFDIRKDALYCDAPSSLARKAALTTIDIICDAILRWLAPVLSFTCDEAWRMYRPNAEPSVHLTLFPEGFDKFRDDALAAKWETIRDVRRVVTGALELERAAKNIGSSLEASPLVYVSDKNIFSTLFDVDLAEVCITSNAMVTNDAAPANAFTLGDVQGVAVVVEKAVGTKCARSWKILPTVGEDAEYPDVSPRDAQALREWKALGVSV, from the coding sequence ATGTCCGAAAAACCGCAAAAGTCCGACGTCGCCGACTATTCCAAAACCTTGTTCCTGCCGCAGACGGATTTCCCGATGCGCGCCGGCCTGCCGAAGCTCGAGCCTGAAATCCTCAAGCACTGGAACGAGATCGACCTCTACGGCAAGCTGCGCGAGGGCGCCAAGGGCCGGGCCAAATTCGTGCTGCATGACGGCCCACCCTACGCCAACGGCAACATCCATATCGGCCACTCCCTGAACAAGATCCTCAAGGACGTGGTGACCAAGAGCCAGCAGATGCTCGGCTTCGATTCCAACTACGTGCCGGGCTGGGACTGTCACGGCCTGCCGATCGAATGGAAGATCGAGGAAGAGAACTACCGCTCCAAGGGCAAGCAGAAGCCTGACTTCCGCGACTCGGCGGCGATGGTGGCGTTCCGCAAGGAATGCCGCGCCTACGCGACGCACTGGCTCAACGTACAGCGCGAGGAATTCAAGCGGCTCGGCATCATCGGCGACTGGGATCATCCCTACGCCACCATGAGCTATCCCGCCGAAGCCCAGATCGCGCGCGAGCTGATGAAGTTCGCCGCCAACGGCACGCTCTATCGCGGCTCCAAGCCTGTCATGTGGAGCGTGGTGGAGAAGACCGCGCTGGCCGAAGCCGAGGTCGAATATGAGGACTACACCTCCGATACGGTGTGGGTGAAGTTTCCGGTCACCTCGCCGGCGCATGGCGCACTCGCCAACGCTTCCGTCGTGATCTGGACCACGACGCCGTGGACGCTGCCCGGCAACCGGGCGATCTCGTTCTCGCCGAAGATCGGCTATGGCCTCTTTGAGGTCACCGACGCACCATCAGACAATTGGGCGAAAAATGGCGACCTGCTGATCCTCGCCGATGCGCTCGCCGAAGGCGTATTCAAGCAGGCGCGCGTCACTGCCTACAAGAAGGTGCGCGACCTGCCGGCCGACACGCTGGACGCGGTGGAATGCGCCCATCCGCTGAAGGGCGTCGGCGGCGGCTACGAATTCACCGTGCCATTGCTGCCCGGAGACCACGTCACCGACGATACCGGCACCGGCTTCGTGCACACCGCGCCCGGTCACGGCCGCGAGGACTTCGATGTCTGGATGGCGAACGCGCGCGAGCTGGAAGCGCGCGGCATCAACACCACGATCCCCTACACCGTCGACGAGAACGGCGCCTTCACCGACCATGCGCCGGGCTTTACCGGCAAGCGCGTGATCAACGACAAAGGCGAAAAGGGCGACGCCAACGAGGCCGTGATCACGGCACTGATCGACGCCGGCAAGCTGTTGGCGCGCGGCCGGCTCAAGCACCAATACCCGCATTCCTGGCGCTCGAAGAAACCGGTGATCTTCCGCAACACGCCGCAATGGTTCATCGCGATGGACAAAGCGATTACTCCAAACAAGGTGGTTTGGGGCGGCGGTCCGAATACCTTGACACTGACCGGCGACGACACTCTGCGGAACCGGGCTCTGAAAGCGATCTCCGTAACGCAATGGGTGCCGCAGTCCGGCGAAAACCGCATCAACGGCATGATCAACAGCAAGCCCGACTGGGTGATCTCGCGCCAGCGCGCCTGGGGCGTGCCGATCGCGGTGTTCGTGCGCGAGAAGGGCGACGGCTCGGCCGAAATCCTGCAGGACGAAGCCGTCAACAAGCGCATCACGGAGGCCTTCGAAAAGGAAGGCGCCGACGCCTGGTACATGGAAGGTGCCCGCGAACGCTTCCTTGGGCCGCTCGGCAACGAGGAATGGAAGAAGGTCGACGACATCTGCGACGTCTGGTTCGATTCCGGCTCGACGCATGCGTTCGTGCTGGAAGACCCCGTGCACTTCCCGGGGCTCGCCGGCGTCAAGCGCAAGGTCGATGGCGGCCGGGATACCGTGATGTATCTGGAAGGCAGCGACCAGCATCGCGGCTGGTTCCAGTCGTCGCTGCTGGAAAGCTGCGGCACCCGCGGCCGCGCCCCGTTCGACATCGTGCTCACCCACGGCTTCACGCTCGACGAGAACGGCCGCAAGATGTCGAAGTCGGTCGGCAACACCGTCGAGCCGCAAAAGATCATGAAAGATTCCGGCGCGGATATTCTGCGGCTGTGGGTCTGCGCCACCGACTATGCCGACGACCAGCGCATCGGGCCGGAAATCCTCAAGAACACCATCGAGACCTATCGCAAATTGCGCAACTCGATCCGCTGGATGCTCGGCACACTGCATCACTTCAAGAAGAGCGATGCCGTCGCCTTTGCCGAGATGCCCGAACTCGAGCGGCTGATGCTGCACGAGCTTGCCGGCCGCGCCGCCATCGTGCGGCAGGCCTATGCCGAGTTCGACTACAAGACCGTGGTGGCCAGCCTGTCGGCGTTCATGAACACCGAATTGTCGGCGTTCTATTTCGACATCCGCAAGGACGCGCTGTATTGCGACGCGCCGTCCTCGTTGGCGCGCAAGGCCGCACTGACCACGATCGACATCATCTGCGACGCGATCCTGCGCTGGCTGGCGCCGGTCTTGAGCTTCACCTGCGACGAGGCCTGGCGGATGTACCGACCGAATGCCGAACCGTCGGTGCACCTGACGCTGTTCCCGGAAGGGTTCGATAAATTCCGCGATGACGCGCTGGCGGCCAAGTGGGAAACCATCCGCGACGTTAGGCGTGTGGTGACCGGCGCGCTCGAACTCGAACGCGCCGCCAAGAACATCGGCTCCTCGCTGGAGGCCTCGCCGCTGGTCTACGTCTCGGACAAGAATATCTTCAGCACGCTGTTCGACGTCGATCTCGCCGAAGTCTGCATCACCTCGAACGCGATGGTGACCAATGACGCAGCACCGGCCAATGCCTTTACGCTCGGCGACGTGCAGGGTGTCGCGGTGGTGGTCGAAAAGGCAGTCGGTACCAAATGCGCGCGGTCGTGGAAGATCCTGCCGACCGTCGGCGAGGATGCCGAATACCCTGATGTCTCGCCGCGCGACGCGCAGGCGTTGCGGGAGTGGAAGGCGCTGGGAGTGAGTGTGTGA
- the lspA gene encoding signal peptidase II, translating into MTPHLRAGVIAAIAALVADQASKLWLLNVLDIAHRGAVKVAPFFDLELAWNVGISFGWLQSDSPMAQVGLMAVKVVAVVVLAVWMARSRTLLATVALGLIIGGAVGNGIDRFLHGAVVDFAHFHLEISGIRYSWYVFNLADVAIVAGVAALLYDSFLGVPAAKAP; encoded by the coding sequence GTGACCCCTCACCTCCGCGCCGGCGTCATCGCCGCGATTGCCGCCCTGGTCGCAGACCAGGCTTCAAAACTCTGGCTGCTCAACGTGCTCGACATCGCCCATCGCGGCGCGGTCAAGGTCGCGCCGTTTTTCGACCTGGAGCTGGCCTGGAATGTCGGAATCAGCTTCGGCTGGCTGCAGTCCGACAGCCCGATGGCGCAGGTGGGCCTGATGGCCGTCAAGGTGGTGGCCGTGGTCGTGCTGGCGGTCTGGATGGCGCGGTCCCGCACCTTGCTGGCGACCGTGGCGCTCGGCCTGATCATTGGCGGCGCTGTCGGCAACGGCATCGACCGCTTCCTGCATGGCGCGGTGGTCGATTTCGCCCATTTCCATCTCGAAATCAGTGGAATCAGGTACAGCTGGTACGTGTTTAACCTTGCGGATGTGGCCATTGTTGCCGGGGTAGCGGCCCTATTGTATGACTCCTTCCTGGGAGTCCCCGCCGCAAAAGCGCCCTGA